A window of Lusitaniella coriacea LEGE 07157 genomic DNA:
GGGGATATTACTTTCAATGCAGCGAGCGGACAAAAAGGACGAACTTCTCTTTATGGCACGGAAGTACACGGAACTCGCTATCAGTATGGCTTTGCTTTAACACCCGATCGCTTGAAGGAAAAGTCTCGCATTATTGCGGTTTTAGATGGCTTAACTTCCCTTGGAGAAGTGGGAGGAAATCACTCTCGTTTTCTCTACGATTTTTCACCCGATAGTATTATTTTGCGCTGGACTCACGATTTTTCGCCTCGCATTTTGTATGCTTTTGAAGAAGATGAAGCGGGGAATATTTCCGTTCCCGAACTGTTGCGTCGTATTGAAGATGAAGATATCGATCCGACAGAATTGTGGGTTGCAGGCGCGATCGCGAAAACCGAAGAAGGCGACCAACTCGAAGAGTGCGGGGTCAATATCTTAGGTGGAATTAAAAAACTCGTCGAACAGCTCAAAAGAACGATCGCGCGCGACTTAGAATTAAGCAAAGAGGAGTTAGGGTAATGACTGTTACGACCCAACCCCTAGCCTTGCGGGTAGACGTTCCCATCGCCTGTTTCCGAAAATCTCGCGCCAGGGAATACGCCGAAACCTACCCCGTTCCGCCACCTTCAACCATTTATGGGATGCTTCTTTCACTTGTGGGGGAGATGAATAGACACAAGCATTGTGGCGTAAAACTCGCGATCTCGCTTCTGTCAAAACCCCAACAATCCACCGTCATTCGTACCTTTCGCCGATTTAAAAAGAAAGAGATTCACGATCCAACCAATGCGCGTCCCGACTACCAAGAATTACTCACCAACATTCAATTTGTCGTTTGCATCGATGCGGGGGAAGATACAGCACAACCAACTTTACCCGAACGACTGCGCGACGCATTAACCAACCCTTCTACCGTTCGTCGCTTTGGGGGATTGTGCCTCGGAGAAAGTCGCGACTTAATTAACTCCGTCAGCATTGTGCGAGACAAAGATAAAAACAACCCTCTGCAATGGCTAGAACAAAACGAAGATGGGTTACTCACCCTCCCCTATTGGGTCGATCATATCGGTTCCAAGGGAACGCGCTGGCGACGATACCACCTGATGCAACCATCAAAGGAATGGCAACCCTCCCAACAATCTTGGACAACAATTCAGTCTGCTTGAAGCAATGACTACAATATTGCTAAAAACTCCCCCAACTATGAACGCCGAACTCCTCGAAAAACTCGACACTCAAACCGAACAGCGCCTTATTCTGCGAGGTATCCCTTGGCAAGAATACCTCGCGATCGATTCCGTTCTTGAAAATGTGGCAGGACTGCGCCTCACCTATTGTCAGGGACTCCTAGAAATTATGACCCTCTCTCCCCAACACGAACGCGAGAAAAAAGCGATCGCGCGTCTTTTAGAAATGTACGCTTTTGCCAAAAATCTCGATCTCCACGGCTGTGGTTCGACAACCTACCGCAACGAAGCAGAAGCCAAAGGACTCGAACCCGATGAATGCTACTGCGTGGGAGAACTCAAGGAGATTCCTGACTTTGCCGTCGAAGTCACCGTTACCAGCGGCAGAATTGATAAATTGCAAGTCTATCTCGGCTTAAACATTGCCGAAGTTTGGTTTTGGCAAGAACAAAAGTTCTCGCTATATCGCTTGCAGGATGGGGAATATCGCGCTTGTGAGGTCAGTCAATTTTTTCCCGAACTCGATCTGACTCTCCTTGCTAGCTACGTCCAACCGGACAATCAACCGGCTGCAATTCGGGAATTCTTCAACCGCTTGGGTTGAGTCTCTGACTCTACTGGTCTGTCAAGGAAGAAATGAGGGATTGTCGGTTAGCGCCAACAGTTGTCCTTTACCCTCGACCCTTTCCCCGTCAATTGAAAGTTGACAAAGCACCCCTGGTGGATATGGTGGTTGTTGCCTCGATTAATCGGCTTCAGTGGGATGCTAAGGAAGATTTCGAGGTACGCGGACAGCAGGTTTGGCTGTCTCAACGGGGACGGGAGAAGTTGCGCTGGGAGTTGGAGAAAGTTCTAGCAGAAGAGGACGATCTACTGCTGATTCGCCTTTCCCATCAATGCGTGAAAGGGTTGCCGGGGTACAATCGCCCCAATACTTGGTTAGTCGATGAGGCGGGTTTTCGCGTTTTTTAGCAAGCACCTGTGCTTGTGTCGGGTCTTGAGTTCAATTTAGGGCTGGAAAGCGAGATATGGTAAGGGTTTGGAGCGTTTTGAGGGAGGTTGAGGTGCTTGCAAAAGCTCAAAAGCCAGAGCGGATAAGCGATGCAGCGACTCGAAGAGTTGGTCAAAAGGGAGGTTTTGGGCTAAGATCGATTCAGGTGGCTGGGGTG
This region includes:
- the cas7i gene encoding type I-B CRISPR-associated protein Cas7/Cst2/DevR, yielding MTFHLFGNILTSYGTAANNRGENEGNITTLQKILWQNEVRTTVSAEAIRWALRYYWQTAGNNYRVNRQWNDEKNDNVWQNSNFDDSAFIDDDVLGFMRAEGAKTEASDEPKAKGKKAPKGTTTAKRGVLEVTRAVSTIPYAGDITFNAASGQKGRTSLYGTEVHGTRYQYGFALTPDRLKEKSRIIAVLDGLTSLGEVGGNHSRFLYDFSPDSIILRWTHDFSPRILYAFEEDEAGNISVPELLRRIEDEDIDPTELWVAGAIAKTEEGDQLEECGVNILGGIKKLVEQLKRTIARDLELSKEELG
- the cas5 gene encoding type I-MYXAN CRISPR-associated protein Cas5/Cmx5/DevS; protein product: MTVTTQPLALRVDVPIACFRKSRAREYAETYPVPPPSTIYGMLLSLVGEMNRHKHCGVKLAISLLSKPQQSTVIRTFRRFKKKEIHDPTNARPDYQELLTNIQFVVCIDAGEDTAQPTLPERLRDALTNPSTVRRFGGLCLGESRDLINSVSIVRDKDKNNPLQWLEQNEDGLLTLPYWVDHIGSKGTRWRRYHLMQPSKEWQPSQQSWTTIQSA
- a CDS encoding Uma2 family endonuclease, whose translation is MNAELLEKLDTQTEQRLILRGIPWQEYLAIDSVLENVAGLRLTYCQGLLEIMTLSPQHEREKKAIARLLEMYAFAKNLDLHGCGSTTYRNEAEAKGLEPDECYCVGELKEIPDFAVEVTVTSGRIDKLQVYLGLNIAEVWFWQEQKFSLYRLQDGEYRACEVSQFFPELDLTLLASYVQPDNQPAAIREFFNRLG
- a CDS encoding CRISPR-associated endonuclease Cas1 yields the protein MRDCRLAPTVVLYPRPFPRQLKVDKAPLVDMVVVASINRLQWDAKEDFEVRGQQVWLSQRGREKLRWELEKVLAEEDDLLLIRLSHQCVKGLPGYNRPNTWLVDEAGFRVF